A genomic window from Pirellulales bacterium includes:
- a CDS encoding terpene cyclase/mutase family protein translates to MEATHVRVLSPEQESVGFARTTGPNHSRDRLSGSVRQAIFRTRNWLLDEQHPSGYWVGELEGDTILESEYILLLAYLGEENSAAAQRAARHILKQQSPEGGWSMYPGGAVEISGSVKNYFALKLTGHDPAAEYMQRAREAILRHGGADAVNSFTRFYLALLGQISYDQCPSVPPEVMLLPKWLPVNLYAVSAWSRTIIVPLSIVSAKKPVRHLEPEKGIRELLINAPESWPLPRCPGLPGSTGMLSWDRFFRVIDRGIKCYERLLQRNTLRDRAIEQAKEWCLTRFEGSEGLGAIFPPMVWSIIALRSLGYADDSPEMVYCRKQVDDLLISEGDTARLEPCKSPVWDTAITMKALLDSGLEADHPSLEQATRWLLSKEIRRSGDWSETVDAEPAGWCFEHANEFYPDVDDTAMVAMALSERFSDVREGGDALAPELRLMGEASAANLHDAHAKVALMEKSLEAVERGKRWVLAMQNRDGGWGAFDKDNNREFLCYVPFADHNAMIDPSAPDLSGRVMVSLGRLGFRVGDTPVDRAVAYLRSTQEADGSWFGRWGVNYIYGTWLAVSGLREVGVPHDDSAIVSGANWLLSYQQPCGGWGESPDSYDDPSLRGQGKPTASQTAWALMGLIAAGLADHPAVARGVRYLVSKQNSDGTWDEPEFTGTGFPRVFYLRYHLYRIYFPLMALARFAAAKQAQRPQLAMTPPMNAALHDSSLV, encoded by the coding sequence ATGGAAGCTACCCACGTTCGCGTCTTGTCGCCTGAACAAGAATCGGTCGGTTTTGCCCGTACGACCGGTCCAAATCACTCTCGCGATCGACTGAGCGGCTCGGTCCGCCAGGCGATTTTTCGCACCCGCAACTGGTTGCTCGACGAGCAACATCCGTCGGGCTATTGGGTGGGCGAATTGGAAGGGGACACGATTCTGGAGAGCGAGTACATCCTGCTGCTCGCGTATCTGGGAGAAGAAAATTCGGCGGCGGCCCAGCGCGCTGCGCGACACATTTTGAAGCAGCAGTCGCCCGAGGGGGGCTGGTCGATGTACCCCGGCGGCGCGGTCGAGATCAGCGGCAGCGTGAAGAACTACTTCGCGCTCAAGCTCACCGGACATGACCCGGCGGCCGAATACATGCAGCGCGCTCGCGAGGCGATCTTGCGCCACGGCGGGGCCGACGCGGTGAACAGCTTCACGCGGTTTTATCTGGCGCTATTGGGGCAGATCAGCTACGACCAATGCCCGTCGGTGCCGCCCGAGGTGATGCTGCTGCCGAAGTGGCTTCCGGTCAATCTCTACGCGGTGAGCGCCTGGTCGCGGACGATCATCGTGCCGCTATCGATTGTCTCGGCGAAGAAGCCGGTGCGGCATCTTGAACCAGAAAAGGGCATTCGCGAACTACTCATCAACGCGCCGGAGTCGTGGCCCTTGCCGCGTTGTCCTGGCTTGCCGGGCAGCACCGGGATGTTGAGCTGGGATCGGTTCTTTCGTGTGATCGACCGCGGCATCAAGTGTTACGAACGGCTGCTGCAGCGCAATACGCTGCGCGACCGGGCGATCGAGCAGGCCAAAGAGTGGTGCCTGACTCGATTCGAGGGGAGCGAAGGGCTGGGCGCCATCTTTCCGCCGATGGTGTGGAGCATTATCGCGCTGCGTAGCCTGGGCTACGCCGACGACAGCCCAGAGATGGTCTACTGCCGCAAGCAAGTCGACGATCTGCTGATTAGCGAAGGGGACACGGCGCGGCTGGAGCCGTGCAAGTCGCCGGTATGGGACACGGCGATCACCATGAAGGCGCTGCTCGACAGCGGGCTGGAGGCCGATCACCCCAGTCTGGAGCAGGCAACGCGCTGGCTGTTGTCGAAAGAGATTCGGCGCAGCGGCGACTGGTCGGAAACGGTGGACGCCGAACCGGCGGGCTGGTGCTTTGAGCACGCCAACGAGTTCTACCCGGATGTTGACGACACGGCGATGGTGGCCATGGCGTTGAGCGAACGGTTCAGCGATGTGCGTGAAGGAGGCGACGCGCTGGCGCCGGAACTGCGACTGATGGGAGAGGCCTCGGCGGCGAACCTGCACGACGCCCACGCCAAAGTGGCGCTGATGGAAAAGAGTCTGGAGGCAGTGGAGCGCGGCAAGCGCTGGGTGCTGGCGATGCAGAACCGCGATGGCGGCTGGGGGGCGTTCGATAAAGACAATAATCGCGAGTTTCTCTGTTATGTGCCGTTCGCCGATCACAACGCGATGATCGACCCGAGCGCGCCCGACTTGAGTGGCCGTGTGATGGTGTCGTTGGGGCGACTCGGCTTTCGGGTGGGAGACACGCCGGTTGACCGCGCGGTGGCCTACCTGCGCAGCACACAAGAGGCCGACGGTAGTTGGTTTGGCCGCTGGGGAGTGAACTACATCTACGGAACCTGGCTGGCCGTGTCTGGTCTGCGCGAAGTCGGCGTGCCGCACGACGATTCGGCCATTGTCTCTGGCGCCAATTGGCTGCTCAGTTATCAACAGCCCTGTGGTGGCTGGGGCGAATCGCCCGACAGCTACGACGATCCGAGCCTGCGCGGGCAAGGCAAGCCCACCGCTTCGCAAACGGCCTGGGCCTTGATGGGCTTGATCGCCGCAGGCTTGGCCGACCATCCGGCCGTGGCGCGCGGAGTGCGCTACCTGGTGAGCAAACAGAATAGCGACGGCACGTGGGACGAGCCGGAGTTCACGGGCACCGGTTTCCCGCGCGTGTTTTATCTGCGTTATCACCTGTACCGGATTTATTTCCCGCTCATGGCGCTGGCGCGCTTTGCGGCGGCCAAGCAGGCGCAGCGCCCGCAGTTGGCCATGACGCCGCCGATGAACGCCGCGCTACACGACTCGTCCTTGGTCTAA
- a CDS encoding Uma2 family endonuclease, with amino-acid sequence MATRERLTTADELLQMPDDGRRYELIQGKLNSLSPGGYEHGAVIGELTGHLWQFVRFHELGKICGAETGFLLETTPDTLLAPDIAFVRAARAPTDRGTGYYRGAPDLAVEVMPPNDSPAQVEAKAQHWLTAGAQGVWVVDPARRCVAVWHREAAAAIFTEAMLLEDSVLLPGFAVRVAELFRAP; translated from the coding sequence ATGGCCACTAGAGAGCGACTGACGACCGCCGATGAACTGCTGCAAATGCCGGACGACGGTCGGCGCTATGAATTGATTCAAGGGAAGCTGAACAGTTTGTCGCCCGGCGGCTATGAGCATGGGGCGGTGATTGGCGAGTTGACGGGGCACCTGTGGCAGTTTGTGCGTTTCCACGAGCTTGGCAAAATCTGTGGCGCCGAAACGGGGTTCTTACTGGAGACAACCCCCGATACCTTGCTAGCGCCTGATATTGCTTTCGTTCGCGCCGCGCGGGCGCCGACGGATCGAGGGACGGGATATTATCGCGGCGCGCCCGATCTGGCGGTCGAGGTCATGCCGCCGAACGATTCGCCCGCGCAGGTCGAAGCAAAAGCGCAGCATTGGCTCACGGCGGGCGCGCAGGGAGTATGGGTGGTCGACCCGGCTCGGCGCTGCGTGGCCGTCTGGCATCGCGAAGCCGCAGCCGCGATCTTTACCGAGGCGATGTTGCTGGAAGACTCCGTGTTGCTGCCGGGGTTTGCCGTTCGCGTTGCAGAGCTTTTTCGTGCGCCCTAA